AGGATTGCAGGAGGAAAATATGACAAGAGAAGATCAACTAATTGAAAAGACATTTTTTGAAACATTTTTATCTGATGGTGATAATAGGCGTCCATCACGGATACTTGGTCAGGCCTATTTTGAGGAACAAAATCGAGAAGAAAGCTTCGATTTATCATATATTCGTTTTGCTCAAGGAGAAATCTATTTTCATGATTTGGATTATGAGGCTGCCATCTTTAAATGGGAAAATATTAAAAATGAATTAGAGCCTTGGGCAAAAATGAATATAGGCGATGCCTACTCTCAGCTAGGATTATTATCTGCAGCAGAGGATATGTATAATTCGATTGAGACAAGTGAAGATACATTAAAAAGTGAGGTTGCTTTAAAGCTCTTTTTTCTTTATAAAGAAAGAGGAAAAACGGAGCATGCATATGAAACAATTAAAAAAGCTGTTTTACTGGATCCGGATTATCCAAATGTAACAAGAATTGCACGCGATTTTTACGAAGAAAATGAAGATGAAGAGAATGCTGTTAAACTAGCTGTTGATGAACTTATTCGTACCGAAAAAGAAGAATGGTTTTCAGTCATCACCTCATATGTAAAAGCAGGAAACACAAAAAACTTTTCACCAGATTTTTTTGCAGATGCTTTACTTTCCATTCATGGTGTTAATAAACATTCCTTCATCTCTTTTACTCATGCATTATGGAATAGTTATAGAAATGAAGAGTCATATCTTCAATGGATCAATACAATTAATGAGTTGTTTATGATTGTCCAACATGAAGAGGAGTTTCAGTGGAATTCAATTGTTCAACTTTATGAAGAAACGTTTATTGAATTAACAGATGGTCGCTATTTTCTACAAATTCTTCAAGATATGATGCCTAATCTATTATCTTGTTGGTTGAAGCTCTCAACAAGAGAAAATGGGTTAACTCCAGCTGCCACGGTATTAGCCTGGAATGAAATTTTCCCTGGCCATATTAATCAGGATAGTATATATCGTGCAGAAGCAATTATTTTTGAAGTGGAGAACAACCAAAGTGGAATGCAGCAAGCTCTACAATTATTTAAAACAGTGAAAAAATGGGCGGAAGGACATTCTCTTGCTGTTGATTATAAAACTGTATGGTGGTTAGAAGAATTACTAAATTCGAATATTAAGCAGCATTTTTTACTTGCAGGATTCGAAGGAAGCGGAAAAACAACATTTATGCACTCATTATTGGGTGAAAAACGGTATAAAGGTACAACAACTTCTATGGTCGTTTACCATGATGATGACGAACTTTCTATTAGTCAGATTACAAGTACAGGACATCGTTATCTTGAGAACCAACGTGAAATGCTTGAGGAGATGGAGGAAGCTTCTTTATTTCAAGTAAAGCAACCATGTATCTTTTTACACGAAAATCAATGTGCAATTATTGATACACCAGCTTTAAACAGCAGTTATAGAAATGAATTTTTTAGCAAATTATTATTAGCCGATGGAGTATTTTTTGTTTTGGACGGAGCCGATCCTCTTTCAGATGAGGAGTACAATGTATTAAGTCAAATGAAAAAATTTGCTCCAGAAATAAAAGTTCATTTTATCCTAAACAAGGTAGATCTAATTGCAAGTGATGCAAATACACAAGCAATGA
This genomic stretch from Metabacillus sp. B2-18 harbors:
- a CDS encoding GTPase domain-containing protein — encoded protein: MTREDQLIEKTFFETFLSDGDNRRPSRILGQAYFEEQNREESFDLSYIRFAQGEIYFHDLDYEAAIFKWENIKNELEPWAKMNIGDAYSQLGLLSAAEDMYNSIETSEDTLKSEVALKLFFLYKERGKTEHAYETIKKAVLLDPDYPNVTRIARDFYEENEDEENAVKLAVDELIRTEKEEWFSVITSYVKAGNTKNFSPDFFADALLSIHGVNKHSFISFTHALWNSYRNEESYLQWINTINELFMIVQHEEEFQWNSIVQLYEETFIELTDGRYFLQILQDMMPNLLSCWLKLSTRENGLTPAATVLAWNEIFPGHINQDSIYRAEAIIFEVENNQSGMQQALQLFKTVKKWAEGHSLAVDYKTVWWLEELLNSNIKQHFLLAGFEGSGKTTFMHSLLGEKRYKGTTTSMVVYHDDDELSISQITSTGHRYLENQREMLEEMEEASLFQVKQPCIFLHENQCAIIDTPALNSSYRNEFFSKLLLADGVFFVLDGADPLSDEEYNVLSQMKKFAPEIKVHFILNKVDLIASDANTQAMINDIKRKVISIYPEADILPYSSLHPFSQQSSKLNTFVNAYYPFDMKEKPNKRTANVLAIIRNVLSELLHKREEMEKGFIYSIQWNEDILGRLKGLSLKLTDLQHEKVEAIIAAYRSLLKEGKTELMETIPKLLKESSEYIKEDSDFKQIHINLNEKMNEKIQTYIEGTLLPTVYNQLDTWVSASHDEFLESQSFLVEMSETFNDIYQENKLSLQCDFALLDDWRRDLDRMTGRIQFEKENIMLKKKPAQLLLKGAGRLLGTMNQSNNMLYNQYKKYVENESYEEVTASIANKLFLPFELFEKGLSQDVSSFFQGAIQEVKDTIAETENIIQDGKESLDNMRSNPEVFYDPLKLFEVNLLQQEFSLQAKKDYSRTS